tgcttaggcctacaaagtggcaatttaaacatgctataataaattatctgtggagtattttgagctaaaacctcacatacacactctggggacaccaaatacttattttacatctttaaaaaaatcttatactatgacccctttaaatatcCTGTCACCAGGCATCTTTGTTTGAAGTTTGATATCCTGATACTCTCTGCCTTTTCTATGTTAAAACTAGGTAAATATCTTTAATCAGTTTAATTCTCTATTAGTTTGTGAACACCGTCAATTGTGTGTCAACACCGTAAGATGGaggtttttcatttttataaaaaaatttatgttTCTTTTGTTTAATTGAGTATGTTCATATATTGAAACACCAACTTATCTACATGCATCAGTGtcttttgtgcacaaaatcattgattgtatatattaaaaatgaaaaaactgGTAAACTAAATCAGAATTTATCACGTAACCTTGCTAAGGCACACCATTTCAACACACTTAAAGACTTTACAGTGTTGTTGAATTgatcaaacacacaaaaaacatattttcatgTTTCAAATGTGacttgagtaaatgtaattttttataaaaagtggTTAAATAAAAAACCTGTTACTTTTTATGATATGATATATGAGACCCGTGTTTATAAAAATATCCCGTTCAAATTAATGTAgtatagatttttttgtttgtcacTTTTCAAAAGTACTTTTGTCCCTTATCTCAAGAATCAGTGATAGGATATAACACATGGTTTTTACAGCAACTTCTCAGAAATGCACCTAACCACTGACACCTAAACCAACTAACCAACTCATAACCAATTCAGAAAGAAATGTGCAAACATGCAGTTGGGTGTGTTTTGTGTGTCATTTCCAGACTgtccttaaaaaataaagaccTAATAGTTTGTTTGCAGCCAGCATCTTATACAACCTGTAGTTACATTTTTTGACTTATACGTCAGACTAGAcgcatttgtaaatgtagaaataaaaatagtttcataaacatttatgattttaaagatattttggagcatctaaCCACACCCTTACCGTAAATCCAACCAGTTCTCAACCATATGAAACACAACACGCAAGTAAAAATACAGTCGCATTTATTGCATAAATTCACCAAAAACAACAGTATAAATGTATTACAAGCAATTCGCAAACCTTGCGAACTGAAGCCATGCAATCACTttatatgaagaaatccaacactgtaaaaaaattccgtagaaattgcagctgggttggcggtaatttaccgtagattttcatttatgttttttactggcaacactTTGTTCAAAGTCAAACGAGCATCAAACATTCACAAGTCCCCATCTTCACAGagcaaaaccaaaaaaaaacagcatcaagcaaaacattctgggaaacaaaatctggagcaaaaaacagaaaaaggttgatgatgatttctggttcccagaatgctttgcatgaggctgttactGTATAGTTCCATTCTGCAAAGATAAAGACCtgtcaatatttaaaatttatttaactttgaacaaactcttgccagtaaataacataaatgtaaatctacggtaaattaccgccaacccagctgcaataacattgtaatttctacagaatttttttacagtgaataatGCAATACACACAGTCATCTTCTTCAAACATATACTGGAACATTATGACACAGCCAGTAGCTCTTCATATTCTTGACCAAAACAATCAAATGGGTTGAAGGATTTAATTTTCGTTAAAAAGGCGTTTTGTAAATCACTTAATTTGTTTGCAGACTTGACACCTGCAACCTAAAAGCTTTTCTCAACAGTGCAGATACACCTGTGTATGTGAAGTACCAACTGTGACATGATTATATTTAAATGTCTAAATcttatattaattatttataagATTATTcccaaaaatctttttttaagggTTTCTTATGAAATAATAGGTCATTGACTTGAGCAATAactgatttaaataataaatgctaAAAGAATGAAAACTGatgaatgattaaaaaatgaacaatacacaagcaagtaCATAAGcaagttttatttaaattaaataagttaaataaaatacacattttattcCTTATAATAGAGAGaatattgtatttaaataaaattgaaatccCTGACATAGGTAAATGCAGTATAAATCTGTTTtacaataatatttaaaaaaataaatatatttaacataCATACTCGAAATGCTTGCAATAAATTAAATAGTACATATCAAATAGCTCATAGGACACAGTCCATGAttcattataatattatttttatataattatcagattacttttacaGCATTATTACCACAAGCACGATCTGTATCCATGTTATTACAGATAAACTTCTTTGGAAAGGTAAAAAAagtgatttaaaataaatataaatatgatttACAACCTGagcttaaataaataatttaattaagcATATCCTTCATTCATTTTTATCAGTTCATATAACATAAAAACAGTAGCATATAATGACAAAACTCCTATATGATGATTCCTATAATTGGAAAAAAAGTAGCTGCCGTTTCACCTGAGTAACAGAAATTACtggcacatttattttgcacCGCCTGAAGCACGTTTAACCTAAAGAGCTAAGAAAAAATTTGAGAGACATTACTGATGTTCTCAAGCCTCAAAGTTAATATTTCTGTGGATACCTAGAACCTTTTGTATATGAAGGTAAATCAGTATGCTCTGAGATCCATTTGTTATAGTTGGTGACTTTTGTGTAAACACCAGGGTTAGACTTTTTTGCACAATCTTTTCCCCAGCTGATGATACCGAATAGGAACATTGTGTTACCCATTTCACACACCAAGGGCCCTCCAGAGTCACCCTGAAAGAAGAGTATGCACAGTGAGATACGCATGTCTTGCAGTTTAATATCATTCAGTTGCAATTAATTTATCTATGCCAGATGTCATACTTATATCATTAGTAAAGTAGGTTTATGGttacaaacaaaaatgttttggtttaccTGGCAAGCATCGTCCTCCCAATTTCTGCCAGCTGCACAAAACATGTTATTGCTCACTTCATCCTTGCTGTAATATTCATTCTCGCAAACGTTCTGGGAAACAAGCTTCACCttagctgttttcagatgccgtGAGTAATCATGGCCACCTTTACAGATTACAACAAAAATTgattgttttaaagcataaattctaaaataaatatgatgtttttattataatgtttattaagtGTAGTAATATCAACATAATGGTATATGCATTTGTTATTGTATCTAGACATAAATTTGAATGAACATGCATAAGAGCAAAGAAGACAAATTAGCTGAAGGTTAACTGATTATTTCAAAGACGTACAGAACTTTTAAAGTAACACAATGACTGCCAGAATATCTTGCAGTGATATATTGTGATATTTTAAGTCACTGAATTCTACATCATACAGTATCATCATCCTCAGATGCCTAATGGTGTCATGTTTCATATCATAGATTTGGACACATTGTGTACTCTTCATCTTATCTTGCTATTGTACGAGCGTGATATTTGTTATTCTGCTCTCATACACTATCTTTGCATACATACACAATGTCATCCTACCTCTCTTATATCTTCCATAGCCAGCAATCTCACAGTAGAATCCTGAAGGAACCATTTGTTGGAATGGAGGAAGGCACGCGGTCCTCACAGAACTTGTCTTTGCGGCACATTTTCCATCGCTGTTCACTATCTGCAGCAGAGCTGGATGCAAAGAGGTTTTCATTACTTATCTATTACTATCCAACTTATTCAGATGTTCATTAGTAAACATGAGGAAAACATACCGATGTCATTGTTGTAGTTTTCAGTTGTGTAGTCGAAGTCAGAATGGAGCACAAGTTTGCTCACATTGAACTTTTGCTCTTTTGAGTCGGTTTCATTGATGGAGTTCTTTCCCAAGTAGACagaatatttgtgtatttttgttctTTTACTGTTTAAACAAAAGAAACAATAGCATTTTAATACACAATTTTAACCAACTGACTAATTGTCGTATTCTTCAGTTAAGAAAAGCTTACCCTTTAGGGAAACAGTGGGCTGCAGTAAGGACCCAACATGGAGCAATGAGAGCTCCTCCACATAAAAATCCTTGTCCAATGAAAATAGCTGCAATCCAAGGCTGAGACTCAACGCTTGTCCTTAACCCTCCAACTATCTTTGACATACGGGGCACGTTTCGCTCGCCACATGTTAATTCTGCATAATGCAACATAAAGCCAAAACTGTCAGTGACAAGAAAATATAAAGCCTGTACACATTTGTCCCAACAACTACATAGTCATTAATAAATCCATGTATTGATGTTTTGCAAAATGTACAGCATAAAAAGATGATCAAAATTTTACCTGTGTCCTGTGGTGGGTCCGGTTTTGATGGGCGTATGGCTAAATGAGCAAAAACATGTTGTGTTAGTTTAAGATAATCTGTAAATTTTTTCTCTGACTTTGCAAAAAAAAGATAGTATAAGCTTTTGCTTACTCGGTTTTGTTTCTTTGGGAATGTCACAATATTCACGTTCCCATCGATATCTTTTCCTAACCATACACCATGGCTTAATGCTGTTATCTGGATTTCTGAAAGAGCAATATATTTACATGGATTTTGAGCATCATTCCACTAGCAAAGGTTACTCACTTGAGTGAGGTATAATTTTAAGGTGCAAGTCTCTGTGTGTAGACACTGCAG
This Misgurnus anguillicaudatus chromosome 11, ASM2758022v2, whole genome shotgun sequence DNA region includes the following protein-coding sequences:
- the plaua gene encoding plasminogen activator, urokinase a; the protein is MRTYQRSPIRHTGISDDLTQHKGRADECWSDESKFEVSVTVNGRMCAHWNRIPSKAPIPSLKRCNHNYCRNPDNSIKPWCMVRKRYRWEREYCDIPKETKPTIRPSKPDPPQDTELTCGERNVPRMSKIVGGLRTSVESQPWIAAIFIGQGFLCGGALIAPCWVLTAAHCFPKGKRTKIHKYSVYLGKNSINETDSKEQKFNVSKLVLHSDFDYTTENYNNDIALLQIVNSDGKCAAKTSSVRTACLPPFQQMVPSGFYCEIAGYGRYKRGGHDYSRHLKTAKVKLVSQNVCENEYYSKDEVSNNMFCAAGRNWEDDACQGDSGGPLVCEMGNTMFLFGIISWGKDCAKKSNPGVYTKVTNYNKWISEHTDLPSYTKGSRYPQKY